AGTTGCTATACATAAATTAGCCAACTTGAACACAACACTAAGCAATTATTTCAAATCCAGTGTAAGAAGTGGCTTTAGACAATTCTTGCACTGAACTGAAACAATAGATGAACATGTCATAAGACTTTTCTACCTCTTCACACTCAAGTTTCCATCACCTGCAATAGGCATACATGGGAATGCTGTAGTACAGGTTTACACATGCATACTCACATGCACTcatctcctcctgctgctcacGCAGCTCTGCTGTAGCTGCCTTCCGCTTTCTAGCAGGGCATCACGACAAGCTGTAACATTCTCCTGCACTCTTTATCCAGGGACTGGCACGACATTCATTAGAAAAGCATGACAACTGACTCACACCAAAACTATACAGCACATCTTCCACAAGAGGAGCTGCTACCACACCTTAAAGTTCTAAGTTTCTGTTCCAAAATAAAGGCTTTAGGTCCATATTAAAAGAGCAATGTGAATATTAGCTTCTCAGTTCATTGCTTTTgactaatatattttttaaaaattaagtttattCATTAGGATCATATAATTCACCTAGACTATAGTTACACCCAAATTAACGTTCACTTTCAAGCTACAAAACATGGACTCTGCAATTTCCCTTAAGCTACAGACACTTTTAAGTTATGAGCTCAAAACGGAGTGACAAACATTTTACTACTTCTACTTTTTACTCGTTCTCTTTAACAGCTTCCTAAAGACATGGTTGCCATTGGCACCAGTAAACATCCCtgcaacatttatttcagtttgtgtgcacacaaaaaaaataagttaaaatgcCCTAACAGAGGGCTGCATAAAACATGTATGCTATGCCTGGaccaaaaaagaaagtttttgtgAACTTCAAACAAAGGCTAATACTCCGGTATCAATCTGTATTTAAGCATGTTTTAAGAAAGCAATTCCTGCAGTTACTAGAGTATTTTTCCACAtaatgagaaatatttaaaacGATCCTAACAATATTTTGTGCCAATATggcaaaatgttaaaaaaactAAGTTAAACCAGTAGTCAGTAGTTTGTGGAAAGCACTGAAAAAGGAGAgtccatttgttttttcttctacttttgtcTTCTTTTAGAGAAAAAAGAGGTACCTGCTTATGAGATACTACCCTTTGGATTTCAAGTTTCTTGCTTATTTCTCATTTGAGCTCTTCTACTTATTGCATCGGAGTGTCTTCCTCTGTTAAGACATGATGTCAAAAGCAAGGACCGGTGGAACAGCACAGTCTATTCATTCAAGTAGCCTACAAGTAGCCTTCTTGCAAATAAATGACAGAAGTATTTTCCAGCGCCTTGCAGGAATTACCACTGCTCTTCTGGTAGTGAAGAGAGGAACTACAGCAGGTTAATAAATATGACAATAAATTATACCCTTCTCCCTACAAAAAGCAACTGGGTTAGACTATTAACATCAATAGAAACTTTATCTATGTTTGGATACAAACATCCAAGAGGTAAAGTATCCGTGTGTCTCGTTCAGACAGCACATTTAAACACCTAAGAAGAGTTAGTACCACACAAGTTTTAGCTTTTTGGGATGATCCTCAAGGTATCTTTTTCTATGGTATCACATTCTCTCTCACATAGTTCCCTTTGAATGGTCATAAGAGGTTACAAAACAGACAAAATTCAGCGCTTTAGTACCTATCAGACCTTCATAGAACAAATGCTCTTATGAAAAACCCTTAATAAACGAACGAGTTCTTTTAAAGTTAGAGTACAAAAAGCTAAGATGGTGTAAAATATAAGAAACATATTCTCCACTTTTGTTATAGAAGGCACATTTTGGGCAGTTTTAAATGTGCTAAATGTTCTGTTTCCACTGTTTAAAGGAGGTTGTTTAAACAAAAAGAGCATTTGCAGGAGGTCACATTCAGTAGGCAACAGGAGCTGCCTTGGAGACAGGGGATAAGGTTACTTTTCCTAGATTTTTCCTCTGATCCAATATTCTTATAAACATATAAAACCTGTGCAGATCAACCTTGGAAGGGAGATCTACAAAAACGTTTGCAGAATAAGACTTTTCTGTCAGTTACTTGGTAGTTTTTGGCTCCAGTTTTCTGTTGATGCTGCTGCCATGGCTGATTTCATGTTTTCACGCGTTGACTTGAGTTCCTCCAGTTCTGTGTTTAATTTGCTGATCACCCATTCCAGGGCATCTCGACCCTGCCAGGAGAAATATTGTAATTTAGAATCAGAACAGATACAATGCCACTATTCATGTTCCTATAGTTTTTCCTCTGTCAGACAtgagatttgttttaaaattatttccatatccTGCATAGTCTGATATAGGATTATATTGATAATTTCTTAGCATCTTCTTACTGAAACTTCACTGCAAAGACATCTGCATAACCCACATGCAAGAACTTGATGCAATATTGGTGTGAGCTACCAATAGAGCACCTATGAAAAAGCCTAATTCAGCAGTTAAGTTCCATTACGTAGGAGCATTGCTGTTTATACAGTTCATTGCTCCTGCCATCCCAACAGCAaatttgtgaaaaaaaatctagctaCTGTTCTCAGAATCTTTAACCGAGTTACATATGTACAGTTTTTGAGACAATGATCCAGCAGAAAGGAAGCTAGTCTTCCAGGTGCTCTTAGAGACAGCAGCTAAGGGGTTTGATCTCCAGTAAGAGTTTACAAAGATGAAATCACACTGAGTTCTGTATTCATGCACAGCAACTTCTCCACATATAAACCAGAAACAAACCGAAAGACTACAATCATGCCTTTTACATCAAGGCATGATCTTGCTTTATCCAGTTCTCAGAATGGGTAGGGGTGTCTCCAAGCTAAAAGTACTGAAAGCCAATACTTTAGTAAGAGCAGTCAAATCCAGGTAAATAAgcactttgaaaacattttgccttATGAAGACCCTGCAGCCGGCCATGCCACAGTGACCACAGTGTGCAGCCTCACAATAAAGGCAGACATATAAACAGATGCACCCCTAACTAAGTTAAAGTGCAAAATTTCAGAGCTCCACATTCTCAGGATGACAGCTTTTGCCAAAACAAGCAGATGGTGTGAGACTAGGAAAACACCTGGCCTTTTCTCATCTAGAGAGAAGGTAGAGACATTCATCACTATTACCCTACTAAGAGCAAGAAGTACAAACAGTGGAGGGCAGTAACTAGGAGCCACATGGCTTCAGCCTAGTCCAGAGAAGTTTTTGAGATAAAGGGTCTGAGCCTCAAGAGTCTgaagttttcagaaaagcaaGCATCAGTGTCCAAGTCCTCTGCAAGGACTGTGGCAAAGGGCAGGAAAAAGGCCCACAGACACAGTTTTATTCTGAACTCTGACACGCTATTTTTGTTCCAAGCACTGTTAAGTCTGGGTTtctagagaaaaaataataataaataaaaaatccttaGAAGAGTATGATTTAGTTTTTGAGTTTTCTGTCTGAGCACCAAATTGACCATGTTTCAGCAGGTGATAACTTCCTCAGATTTCATCATCTCTAGGCCCTGTGCAAGGCTTGGGAACAGTAGTGAAGCACGCATAAAAGCACCCAGACAAGAGCAGGGTACTGCATGGCAACAAGTTGTAAGTAACCATCAATTAGTTGAGTAGAGTACTCTTCAAAGTACAAAgtagggagagagaggaagaatcaTATTTCAATAAGCATACATTTGGATATTTAAAAGTCAGGTTGAAATGTCCTCTTAGGTAACACCATGCACAGAGAACTGGGTAAGACAGCAACAACTTAGATGTTATATTTATCTAGTCACACAAAGAAGATCAGGCTTGTCGGACAATCAAACAGCTTTGATATAGAAAATGCTCAGTAAAAAAATCACTGAGATTCTTTTGAGGCCCTGACTATGAAAACAACCAGGTCAAGGTATTTTAGCTGATGTATTcattaacagcaacaacaaaaatccatgACTTTCAAACCAGACTATGAAGGTACTTCCTTCTGCTCTTAAGATTACATAGGTCTGCATACATTTCCTTAGTCCTGCATATGCTATATTTTGCAGCTAAGAATAAACCCATAATACTGGTGAGAAATTTTAGTAGTATCTTGCATGGGAATTTAAGTTACAAATCTTAAAGAGACGCAAAGCTTCCATGTATCACAGAACTatccagttaaaaaagaaaaatctgacagAGGATTGGTCTATAAAGTTTCACAGTGTACAATAATTTCTACAACTCATTAAGCAAGCACATTCATAATAAAGCATGCACATTACATTAGTCTTTATTGCATGTGTTAGCAGTATGATGTGTGTTTAATAGACCAAACAGTGCATGTGGAGATTTGTTGACAGAGCCTAGGTAACTGAGCTTCTGTAGTTGAAGTCTGCTGGAAAAACAGCCATAGAAGTTTAGTGGAATGAGAACTTAAAAGCAAACACTCACCACGTAAGCTGATCTCAAAATAAGCAAGTCTGAAAAAAATCCTACATTCTTAATTAAAAGCAGTAgcatgatgcttttttttttaaaaaaaaaaaatcttattagtTGAAGTATATGCAAATACAGGAATGACAGAGACAGGCTAGACTGACTAGTGGAAAGAAAACAATCAGCACAGAGGTACCACACAGGCACCACAGAGGCAACGGCACTTAACTCTCTCAACCTGGAAGTCAGATTTTGTCATAGTCACATTGTTATGGGACATGTCACTACTGAAATGAATATAACTACAAAACACCAAGAAAAGTCTGGCATTCTTACAGCTTCAAGCCTTGTACAGATTTCCACAGAAGTTGACAGAAGGGCAGCAATATTCCTCAGGCGTAAGAAAAGCAAATACAACTTCACTATGCAAAAGATTACCCTTGTTAGGCAATCTGTTTTGAGAAACCAATTTTATATCCTAAGGGTATGactctgtttcatttttataatgCCAGTTCCAGTGACTAACCAATTTATTAATTCCTTCAGGTACCCCTTTTAAACAGTGAAACCACAAAAACTAAGATCAGAGAGGACACTTGGCAGAGGGACTCATTCACATGCCTAGTTATCTGCAGTAACTATTCCATTTTCATACCAACGAGCAATACCGTGGCATAAGACATGGCTGCAGCAAGTTGGTCTTTCAGTGATACAAGCATAGGTTAATTGATCCATTCTAGGCCTGACCCACTCTCTACAACTTCAGTATAATGAACATGTTTGCCATTCCTGTATGTAGTAAAATATACATGCAGATTAATTTATGAAGTTCACATCACAACAGCTCATGCACACATTTGCTAGAAAGCTGAAATGCTGTATCAAGAAGAATAATGCTGGCATTACCACTAGTTAGTATAAACTGCAGATGTGGAGAACTGCTAGCTTAGAGCGCTTTCAGAATTTTGAATTATCCACTCAATAGCATCCCACCCCTGGAGTAACACAGAAAAGATTTACAACATACGGCAAATGATTTTTCCATCATCATTGCAATAGTAAGGTATCATCTGCCATCTCTAAACTTCAGAGCAAAATCTCACTATTTGCTTCCTATTTCTTCATAATGATATAACATTTTCCAGCAACAAAGTCTAAGAAGGGTGCTAAGAACACAGAAGCTCAGCATAGCATTCTAGAAGAGCTAGTAAAAGTACGGTAGTTAACTGGGTAAAGAAAGGGCTAGTAACAGCAAGTACAAATTCCTGCCAAGTTTAACATCTTTGAATAGACTCTTCAGGGAAACAGACAGGACCAAGAAGGTCCTTTTTGATTATAAACTGGTCAGTcggtatgttttttaaaaaggcaggacAGAAgaagaatctttaaaaataaagttctcACAAGGGTGACACCTGAACAGGTACcaagagaacaacaaaaaatatttatactcTTTCTCTGGGTTCATTAGAGATGTATGTATTTGAGAAATGCCAGGAGAGGAATACAACTGGCACTTCTAAGCATGCCCAGTCATCTGGCCATTCCAACTAACTAGTTCTTTGCTACCCTGACTCCAAGCCAGGCTGACTTCAGTTATGAGCTAGGGTTTGGATTTCTATTGCCAGACCAGAGTATATGCCCCACATAAATTACAATTCCCTTCTCATCCAGTTACCCTTTAAAGATCTAATAAGCACATTCCATTGATGACTTTCAAACAAACAGAGAGTGCTCAGCTACCTACTGCTACTCTCCAATGCCTAGAATTTATCCATTCCTCCTTCTCCATTCCGCTacttttttaagctgttttccctctcctttttggAGAAGCACatggaagggaggaaaggggctttcttctttctcatctaGTTAGTCAATGCTGCCTATCAAGCTGGGTTACATTTCCATGGTCAAGCAACATCTCTCCCAGGGACAAAGAGCTGGCCAAAGTACAGGCTCTCTGGCACAGTAGTAGTTACTCAGGCCAGATTCCCTTTTCTATTTGTTCATTCCATCCAGGTCAGCCTCCTCTCTCCCCAGGTTCACTCATTCTGTCCTTATACCCAGGCTCTAACACATTGAACCTCTCCAGCAATGCAGAACACAGGCTCAAGTTTCAGTCACACTCATCCTGCTGTTAGGCAGCGACACCTACACTTCTGCagcaactgcatttttctttccttccttcccagaaAAAATATAGAACAAAGTGCCCCAGCAACCAGTAATAGGCACTCTCACAGATCTGCCTGTGCTTAAGGACAGCTGTAAGGTTGCAAGCCATATAGAAAAAGCAAGCACAAGACAGAGGAGTCAGGGTAGCGTTACCTACCAAAGCCAGAATAGTTAAATCTCTTCACTGAATATGCCTCTGCTTACATTACTTCAAGCCAAGGGCAAAGGATAAGAACTGGAGCAACTGACACAGAAGCGCACAAAACATGCTATAAAGGCTGAGAGAGAAGTTATCTTCACTACCAGCCTTTCAACTCCTGGGAATGTAAGATGACCatttaaaaaaggtgtttttatttaaaaaaattttaaaaagtaactaaGTAACTACAGCATACACATAGGGGTTTGTTTGTTCCGATGTGTAAttgtagaaaaaaacaaagatttaatAGTGAAACTTTTTCATGCTTTGGTAAATCAGAGTCTACTTGCTGAGGTCCCACAAACATCAATTGAAATTCAGTGCACAAAGTTTAGTGAAATTAAGCATAGTATTCAGCACACATGCTTGAGAATTAATACTtcagcaacaaaaaaatggaGAACAGAATAAATATGATGTACCTTTCTGGCATTAGAAGATATTGTGTTTGCCATTAAGCTTTCCAAATAACTGCTCAAGCTAATGCCTTTGACAGTAATAATTGCTTCTTGAGTTAGCACAGTTCTgtaagagaataaagaaaatttaTCAGTTAAACTGAATTGGACTAACATTCTGTCTCCTACACACAAAAAGCGTAGGAATATCCTTACTTACTTCTCGGGGTTTTCCGGATGAGGTGTGTAAACCAGTCTTTCATCAACAGACACCAAATTTGTGAGAgtaatcttaaaaagaaaagaaagacctgAAATCCTCagtttttgcctttcatttttcttttatcagcAGTGCTACTCAGTAAAACAGCACTCATTTTAATGTCAGAGATAAAGCAGTGTAGATAGAAGAACACAACCAATACAGAACATCCAATCTCCAGAATTAATTATCAGAAACTTCTTAAACTATCACTCACATTAGTTGAGCAAAGCtccatctttttttccactggatCTACCACAGAATGTTCCTTAATGTAAGTCAGAGTTCTACTTGTTCCTAAaatctaaaagcaaaacaaacacacaaaaattaaaaagaaaagaagggaaaaaaatcaaaatagtaaGTTTCAAGCTCTTAGTGACCCCAAATAAATACACACTAATTAACTGCTAGCAAAACACTGTAATCAGTAGCAAGACGACATAGTGGTAAATGCTATCAGTTATATAAAATGACACAGACCAGTCTGAAAGGCATATGTTGACA
This Dromaius novaehollandiae isolate bDroNov1 chromosome 2, bDroNov1.hap1, whole genome shotgun sequence DNA region includes the following protein-coding sequences:
- the PRELID3A gene encoding PRELI domain containing protein 3A, whose translation is MKIWSSEHVFGHPWDTVIKAAMRKYPNPMNPCVVGVDVLHRSLDNQGRLHSHRLLSTEWGLPSIVKAILGTSRTLTYIKEHSVVDPVEKKMELCSTNITLTNLVSVDERLVYTPHPENPEKTVLTQEAIITVKGISLSSYLESLMANTISSNARKGRDALEWVISKLNTELEELKSTRENMKSAMAAASTENWSQKLPSN